The following proteins are co-located in the Calliphora vicina chromosome 2, idCalVici1.1, whole genome shotgun sequence genome:
- the LOC135951789 gene encoding uncharacterized protein LOC135951789 isoform X1 gives MWRVILISTCVLWGVMDSEAASKHMKKRGVGSYSGSYSGSNGDNGGYVGNYNDYDDFGYAPDFGFGFLDPYAFHQQLTSQILAQQAAQQNAIASILTMGDATVTAEASNLPNDIPDYDEQQAAFFDNIRHQNHYSYKGGKGNRYAPNYSAAAASLGPAGGYQTAFISPENPSIPNVSNRFGSSSPGGYKGVSVSSFSSSSDVNGKKTSHRGAQTTINDNGRVTTYKVNS, from the exons ATGTGGAGAGTTATTTTAATATCGACATGTGTTTTGTGGGGAGTTATGGATTCAGAAGCtg CTTCTAAACACATGAAAAAACGTGGAGTCGGTTCCTATTCTGGTAGCTATTCCGGCTCAAATGGTGACAATGGTGGTTACGTAGGAAACTACAATGACTACGATGATTTTGGTTATGCTCCTGATTTTGGTTTCGGTTTCTTGGATCCTTACGCATTCCATCAACAATTGACCTCACAAATTTTGGCCCAACAAGCAGCTCAACAAAA TGCTATAGCCTCGATTTTAACTATGGGTGATGCAACGGTGACAGCTGAAGCTTCTAATCTGCCTAATGATATTCCAGATTATGATGA ACAACAAGCTGCTTTCTTCGACAATATCAGACATCAAAATCATTACAGTTACAAGGGCGGCAAGGGTAACCGTTATGCTCCCAACTACTCGGCAGCTGCTGCCTCTTTAGGTCCCGCCGGTGGTTACCAAACAGCTTTCATAAGCCCTGAAAATCCT AGCATTCCCAATGTTAGCAACCGCTTTGGATCGTCCAGCCCCGGTGGCTACAAGGGTGTCTCGGTTAGTTCTTTCAGCTCCAGCTCAGATGTTAATGGCAAAAAGACCAGTCACCGTGGAGCTCAAACGACAATCAACGACAATGGTCGTGTAACCACCTACAAGGTCAATTCATAA
- the LOC135951789 gene encoding uncharacterized protein LOC135951789 isoform X2: MWRVILISTCVLWGVMDSEAASKHMKKRGVGSYSGSYSGSNGDNGGYVGNYNDYDDFGYAPDFGFGFLDPYAFHQQLTSQILAQQAAQQKQQAAFFDNIRHQNHYSYKGGKGNRYAPNYSAAAASLGPAGGYQTAFISPENPSIPNVSNRFGSSSPGGYKGVSVSSFSSSSDVNGKKTSHRGAQTTINDNGRVTTYKVNS; the protein is encoded by the exons ATGTGGAGAGTTATTTTAATATCGACATGTGTTTTGTGGGGAGTTATGGATTCAGAAGCtg CTTCTAAACACATGAAAAAACGTGGAGTCGGTTCCTATTCTGGTAGCTATTCCGGCTCAAATGGTGACAATGGTGGTTACGTAGGAAACTACAATGACTACGATGATTTTGGTTATGCTCCTGATTTTGGTTTCGGTTTCTTGGATCCTTACGCATTCCATCAACAATTGACCTCACAAATTTTGGCCCAACAAGCAGCTCAACAAAA ACAACAAGCTGCTTTCTTCGACAATATCAGACATCAAAATCATTACAGTTACAAGGGCGGCAAGGGTAACCGTTATGCTCCCAACTACTCGGCAGCTGCTGCCTCTTTAGGTCCCGCCGGTGGTTACCAAACAGCTTTCATAAGCCCTGAAAATCCT AGCATTCCCAATGTTAGCAACCGCTTTGGATCGTCCAGCCCCGGTGGCTACAAGGGTGTCTCGGTTAGTTCTTTCAGCTCCAGCTCAGATGTTAATGGCAAAAAGACCAGTCACCGTGGAGCTCAAACGACAATCAACGACAATGGTCGTGTAACCACCTACAAGGTCAATTCATAA
- the fon gene encoding hornerin isoform X2: protein MKYFIVLALCLSAVVAEELHERHYSQHHQTLEEAKKKISDVLDGQHAEYEEVGSYGGVGGVGVGTVGFSSSGVSGADSNAGYGSSAGYGASAGSQFGASHNANFASSSSFGSNANFAASHGMHGVHSSGAQGGSAVVIPVAGGAGSTSYMESSAAENVHHAAPEVVVSGGLGGHESFVRHEEHRSENQVATPLVYTSPSSGSEKYYHHEERRLSNAAHPVIYTVPSTGGSENYVHHEERRTQTQTSAPIIQFAPSTGGSEKYVRHEERRVENQAVPVVHYTSPSGGSENYIHHEERRVQNQAVPVIHYPAHSGSENYINHEERRVQNQAPVFQYTPSGGSEKYVHIKEERVQQAPVQMVVTSPAGGQESYMKYRKVTTTASQPQMIVHTVPSTSSYVHQSTAGSTTGSQLGSLVTGGLTSGANSNYKTGYYTAPSATYGSAALTAGNTNSLFNTAASHQAASNFGASHQAASNFGASHQAASKFGASHQAASNFGAGHQAGFGANSAFTDASSFGTQFGAQSKFGSSFGAESKFGSQFGAESAFNAGSLLGTGSSGLHTHIDESKRLAQMQAQGMSVGGTRAGGSQFNANLESGNAAGFGGFGGLSGVGAGAGNAGYKTKSWEKASKWSSQSEFGSDGQVKNYKELSTGESENYDINGRRAGYTAATTTLDDNGKVSSYSLHT, encoded by the exons atgAAATACTTTATAGTATTGGCCTTGTGCCTTAGTGCTGTTGTGGCAG AAGAATTACATGAGAG ACATTACAGTCAACACCATCAAACTTTAGAAGAGGCTAAGAAGAAGATTTCTGATGTTTTGGATGGTCAACATGCTGAATACGAAGAAGTTGGATCTTATGGAGGTGTAGGTGGAGTAGGTGTTGGCACTGTGGGTTTCTCATCATCTGGTGTGTCAGGTGCTGATAGCAATGCTGGTTATGGTTCCTCTGCTGGCTATGGTGCCTCTGCTGGTTCCCAGTTTGGTGCCAGTCACAATGCCAACTTTGCTTCCTCTTCATCTTTTGGCAGCAATGCTAACTTTGCTGCCAGTCACGGTATGCATGGTGTACACAGCTCTGGTGCTCAAGGAGGTTCCGCTGTTGTTATTCCCGTTGCCGGTGGTGCTGGTTCAACTTCATACATGGAAAGCTCTGCAGCCGAAAATGTTCATCATGCTGCTCCCGAAGTAGTTGTTAGCGGTGGTCTGGGCGGTCATGAAAGTTTTGTGCGTCATGAAGAACATCGTAGCGAAAATCAAGTTGCCACTCCTCTCGTCTACACTTCTCCCTCTAGTGGTTCGGAAAAATACTATCATCATGAAGAACGTCGTCTATCCAATGCTGCCCATCCCGTTATATACACCGTACCCTCAACTGGCGGTTCTGAAAACTATGTTCACCACGAAGAACGTCGTACACAAACTCAAACTTCTGCTCCTATCATTCAGTTTGCTCCTTCTACTGGCGGTTCTGAGAAATATGTTCGTCATGAAGAACGCCGTGTTGAAAACCAAGCCGTTCCCGTTGTCCACTATACTTCTCCCTCTGGTGGTTCCGAAAATTACATTCATCATGAAGAACGTCGTGTACAAAACCAAGCCGTTCCCGTCATCCACTACCCTGCCCATTCTGGTTCCGAAAATTACATTAATCATGAAGAACGTCGCGTACAAAACCAAGCTCCCGTCTTCCAATATACTCCCTCGGGTGGTTCAGAAAAGTATGTGCACATTAAGGAAGAACGTGTCCAACAAGCTCCCGTACAAATGGTTGTCACCTCCCCAGCTGGTGGTCAAGAATCCTACATGAAATACCGTAAAGTTACTACCACTGCCTCTCAACCTCAGATGATTGTACACACTGTTCCTTCCACCAGCTCTTATGTTCATCAAAGCACTGCTGGTTCCACTACTGGTTCTCAATTGGGCTCTTTAGTTACTGGTGGTCTTACCTCTGGTGCTAACTCTAACTACAAGACTGGTTACTATACAGCTCCTTCCGCCACTTACG GTTCCGCTGCTTTGACTGCTGGTAACACTAACTCTTTGTTCAACACTGCTGCTTCTCACCAAGCTGCTTCCAACTTCGGAGCTTCTCATCAAGCTGCTTCTAACTTTGGTGCTTCTCATCAAGCGGCTTCTAAATTCGGTGCTTCTCACCAAGCTGCTTCCAACTTCGGTGCTGGTCACCAAGCTGGTTTCGGTGCCAACAGTGCTTTCACTGATGCATCTTCATTCGGTACTCAATTCGGTGCACAATCTAAATTCGGTTCTTCATTCGGTGCCGAATCCAAATTTGGCTCTCAATTCGGAGCTGAGTCTGCCTTCAATGCTGGTTCCTTATTGGGAACAGGCTCCTCTGGATTACACACCCACATTGACGAATCTAAACGTTTAGCTCAAATGCAAGCTCAAGGTATGTCTGTTGGTGGCACTCGTGCTGGTGGCAGTCAATTCAACGCTAACTTGGAAAGTGGTAATGCTGCTGGCTTCGGAGGTTTTGGTGGTCTTTCTGGTGTCGGTGCTGGTGCCGGAAATGCTGGTTACAAAACCAAATCATGGGAAAAAGCCTCCAAATGGTCCAGCCAATCTGAG ttcgGATCCGATGGTCAAGTGAAAAACTACAAGGAATTGTCCACTGGCGAAAGTGAAAACTACGACATCAATGGTCGTCGTGCTGGCTACACAGCCGCCACCACCACACTTGATGACAACGGCAAAGTAAGCAGCTACAGTCTCCACACATAA
- the fon gene encoding hornerin isoform X1: MKYFIVLALCLSAVVAEELHERGVDFHTLHYSQHHQTLEEAKKKISDVLDGQHAEYEEVGSYGGVGGVGVGTVGFSSSGVSGADSNAGYGSSAGYGASAGSQFGASHNANFASSSSFGSNANFAASHGMHGVHSSGAQGGSAVVIPVAGGAGSTSYMESSAAENVHHAAPEVVVSGGLGGHESFVRHEEHRSENQVATPLVYTSPSSGSEKYYHHEERRLSNAAHPVIYTVPSTGGSENYVHHEERRTQTQTSAPIIQFAPSTGGSEKYVRHEERRVENQAVPVVHYTSPSGGSENYIHHEERRVQNQAVPVIHYPAHSGSENYINHEERRVQNQAPVFQYTPSGGSEKYVHIKEERVQQAPVQMVVTSPAGGQESYMKYRKVTTTASQPQMIVHTVPSTSSYVHQSTAGSTTGSQLGSLVTGGLTSGANSNYKTGYYTAPSATYGSAALTAGNTNSLFNTAASHQAASNFGASHQAASNFGASHQAASKFGASHQAASNFGAGHQAGFGANSAFTDASSFGTQFGAQSKFGSSFGAESKFGSQFGAESAFNAGSLLGTGSSGLHTHIDESKRLAQMQAQGMSVGGTRAGGSQFNANLESGNAAGFGGFGGLSGVGAGAGNAGYKTKSWEKASKWSSQSEFGSDGQVKNYKELSTGESENYDINGRRAGYTAATTTLDDNGKVSSYSLHT; this comes from the exons atgAAATACTTTATAGTATTGGCCTTGTGCCTTAGTGCTGTTGTGGCAG AAGAATTACATGAGAG AGGAGTTGATTTTCATACATT ACATTACAGTCAACACCATCAAACTTTAGAAGAGGCTAAGAAGAAGATTTCTGATGTTTTGGATGGTCAACATGCTGAATACGAAGAAGTTGGATCTTATGGAGGTGTAGGTGGAGTAGGTGTTGGCACTGTGGGTTTCTCATCATCTGGTGTGTCAGGTGCTGATAGCAATGCTGGTTATGGTTCCTCTGCTGGCTATGGTGCCTCTGCTGGTTCCCAGTTTGGTGCCAGTCACAATGCCAACTTTGCTTCCTCTTCATCTTTTGGCAGCAATGCTAACTTTGCTGCCAGTCACGGTATGCATGGTGTACACAGCTCTGGTGCTCAAGGAGGTTCCGCTGTTGTTATTCCCGTTGCCGGTGGTGCTGGTTCAACTTCATACATGGAAAGCTCTGCAGCCGAAAATGTTCATCATGCTGCTCCCGAAGTAGTTGTTAGCGGTGGTCTGGGCGGTCATGAAAGTTTTGTGCGTCATGAAGAACATCGTAGCGAAAATCAAGTTGCCACTCCTCTCGTCTACACTTCTCCCTCTAGTGGTTCGGAAAAATACTATCATCATGAAGAACGTCGTCTATCCAATGCTGCCCATCCCGTTATATACACCGTACCCTCAACTGGCGGTTCTGAAAACTATGTTCACCACGAAGAACGTCGTACACAAACTCAAACTTCTGCTCCTATCATTCAGTTTGCTCCTTCTACTGGCGGTTCTGAGAAATATGTTCGTCATGAAGAACGCCGTGTTGAAAACCAAGCCGTTCCCGTTGTCCACTATACTTCTCCCTCTGGTGGTTCCGAAAATTACATTCATCATGAAGAACGTCGTGTACAAAACCAAGCCGTTCCCGTCATCCACTACCCTGCCCATTCTGGTTCCGAAAATTACATTAATCATGAAGAACGTCGCGTACAAAACCAAGCTCCCGTCTTCCAATATACTCCCTCGGGTGGTTCAGAAAAGTATGTGCACATTAAGGAAGAACGTGTCCAACAAGCTCCCGTACAAATGGTTGTCACCTCCCCAGCTGGTGGTCAAGAATCCTACATGAAATACCGTAAAGTTACTACCACTGCCTCTCAACCTCAGATGATTGTACACACTGTTCCTTCCACCAGCTCTTATGTTCATCAAAGCACTGCTGGTTCCACTACTGGTTCTCAATTGGGCTCTTTAGTTACTGGTGGTCTTACCTCTGGTGCTAACTCTAACTACAAGACTGGTTACTATACAGCTCCTTCCGCCACTTACG GTTCCGCTGCTTTGACTGCTGGTAACACTAACTCTTTGTTCAACACTGCTGCTTCTCACCAAGCTGCTTCCAACTTCGGAGCTTCTCATCAAGCTGCTTCTAACTTTGGTGCTTCTCATCAAGCGGCTTCTAAATTCGGTGCTTCTCACCAAGCTGCTTCCAACTTCGGTGCTGGTCACCAAGCTGGTTTCGGTGCCAACAGTGCTTTCACTGATGCATCTTCATTCGGTACTCAATTCGGTGCACAATCTAAATTCGGTTCTTCATTCGGTGCCGAATCCAAATTTGGCTCTCAATTCGGAGCTGAGTCTGCCTTCAATGCTGGTTCCTTATTGGGAACAGGCTCCTCTGGATTACACACCCACATTGACGAATCTAAACGTTTAGCTCAAATGCAAGCTCAAGGTATGTCTGTTGGTGGCACTCGTGCTGGTGGCAGTCAATTCAACGCTAACTTGGAAAGTGGTAATGCTGCTGGCTTCGGAGGTTTTGGTGGTCTTTCTGGTGTCGGTGCTGGTGCCGGAAATGCTGGTTACAAAACCAAATCATGGGAAAAAGCCTCCAAATGGTCCAGCCAATCTGAG ttcgGATCCGATGGTCAAGTGAAAAACTACAAGGAATTGTCCACTGGCGAAAGTGAAAACTACGACATCAATGGTCGTCGTGCTGGCTACACAGCCGCCACCACCACACTTGATGACAACGGCAAAGTAAGCAGCTACAGTCTCCACACATAA
- the LOC135950053 gene encoding uncharacterized protein LOC135950053 yields the protein MQTKIISNLLRLCILIVILCHYSQGQQQDVSPKLDFDEAENKNNTVTVVPGVKKGRNDERDDEREKESDGEKRAKSGPKIHGVRVTVDTGDTHKSKESKESVEITDLGKNKKRVGIHTDITFEITAEGDEHINKTSREQDVDKEDASVPIYKGRGGSNHKNRKPNDPKSHWNPNFSTERRSDTSGRANYPDYYPEYYPNNVPVYIGSADARGAGSPIYRSSDGWNSYIPRWTTERSMYVDAYNKPNDVSAYRNNAWKPCYCLTNGNEYRRRRDNRPHYHYQPQGSVNVVKPTSSLIEIVDGKLESTFSRK from the exons atgcaaacaaaaattatttctaatttattgCGACTGTGTATTTTGATTGTGATTTTGTGTCATTATAGCCAAG GTCAGCAACAGGATGTCTCACCAAAATTGGACTTCGATGAAgccgaaaataaaaacaacactgTTACCGTTGTACCGGGAGTCAAGAAAGGTAGAAATGATGAACGCGACGATGAAAGAGAAAAGGAAAGTGATGGTGAAAAAAGAGCCAAATCAGGACCGAAAATACATGGAGTTCGAGTAACAGTGGACACGGGTGATACACATAAAtctaaag AATCCAAGGAAAGTGTAGAAATCACGGATTTGGGCAAGAATAAGAAAAGAGTTGGTATACATACTGATATAACATTCGAGATAACAGCGGAAGGAGATGAACATATCAATAAGACAAGTCGAGAACAGGATGTTGATAAAG aAGATGCTAGTGTGCCTATATATAAGGGACGTGGGGGTTCTAATCATAAAAATCGCAAACCCAACGATCCCAAATCGCACTGGAATCCAAATTTCTCCACCGAAAGAAGAAGTGATACCTCTGGCAGAGCAAATTATCCAGATTACTATCCCGAATATTATCCCAATAATGTACCAGTTTATATTGGCTCTGCCGATGCTAGAGGTGCTGGTAGTCCTATATATCGTTCATCGGATGGTTGGAACAGTTATATTCCGCGTTGGACTACTGAACGTTCAATGTATGTGGATGCCTACAACAAGCCTAATGATGTGTCGGCCTATAGAAATAATGCTTGGAAGCCCTGCTATTGTCTGACAAACGGCAATGAATATAGAAGACGACGAGACAACAGACCGCATTATCATTATCAACCTCAGGGTTCGGTAAATGTTGTTAAGCCCACCAGTTCATTGATTGAAATTGTTGATGGTAAATTGGAATCAACATTCTCGAGAAAGTAG